Proteins encoded in a region of the Triticum dicoccoides isolate Atlit2015 ecotype Zavitan chromosome 3A, WEW_v2.0, whole genome shotgun sequence genome:
- the LOC119273170 gene encoding protein DETOXIFICATION 40-like has product MTIYGWVFMISVGFNAAASVRVSNELGAGNPMSAFFSMWVMSRLSATISTILAVVILCLHNHINYLFTDGEAISDAVEDLYPLLAITLVLGGIQSVLNGNIIGCGWQQFVAYVNVDSYYIVGIPLGDVLGFFFYLGAKGIWGGLIGGTTLQITILPWVTMRTDWTKEVEEAQKRLNKWDEKKEPLLAGFKDNDK; this is encoded by the exons ATGACGATTTATGGTTGGGTGTTCATGATCTCCGTTGGGTTCAATGCCGCTGCAAG TGTAAGAGTGAGCAATGAGCTTGGCGCCGGCAACCCAATGTCTGCATTTTTCTCTATGTGGGTCATGAGCAGGCTCTCTGCAACAATCTCTACCATCCTTGCTGTTGTGATCCTCTGCCTCCACAACCACATCAACTACTTGTTCACAGATGGTGAAGCAATTTCGGACGCGGTGGAAGATCTCTACCCGTTGCTCGCCATCACACTCGTTCTCGGCGGCATCCAATCTGTACTGA ATGGAAACATCATTGGATGTGGATGGCAACAATTTGTTGCTTACGTGAATGTCGACTCTTACTACATTGTAGGCATTCCACTTGGTGATGTTCTCGGGTTTTTCTTCTATCTTGGTGCAAAG GGCATTTGGGGTGGCTTGATTGGGGGAACGACCTTGCAGATAACCATTCTACCGTGGGTCACCATGAGAACTGACTGGACCAAAG AGGTAGAGGAGGCGCAGAAAAGGTTGAATAAGTGGGACGAGAAGAAAGAGCCCCTCCTTGCAGGGTTCAAGGACAATGACAAATAA
- the LOC119270566 gene encoding eukaryotic translation initiation factor 3 subunit M-like, with product MATIVNTTEEEPMLAVVRSTAQLAWADAGPEVADPEVARLCAEAQQHLLAARWLDMATLMLASADLLLLSPSAPDKDLECTLTVTCNLVTKAGSEDEALEIAKLICAKLTHHPADKTTLRIKVLFSLYNLLPSLSGKALVYRKALELAATAGKAAADCVVPTFKNIDAFVAYWGIGKPEQRELFLAVTRILKDHKGMTKDYFKFLNKYLATFDGSGDDADAIGAAKEEAAAAIVEFVKSSDLYQCDLLDMPAVAQLEKDDKYQPVYELLKIFLTQRLESYLAFQTANSTLLQGYGLVHEECITKMRLMSLLDLSGHCSGEIPYSAITKALEINDDEVEYWIVKAISSKILDCKVDQLNQLVIVSRHTVKVFGMPQWQSLRSKLGVWRGNIANAINTIQANKVTEDGGQGMQGLMIR from the exons ATGGCGACGATAGTGAACACCACGGAGGAGGAGCCGATGCTGGCGGTGGTGCGCTCCACCGCGCAGCTCGCCTGGGCCGACGCGGGCCCGGAGGTCGCCGACCCTGAGGTGGCCCGCCTCTGCGCCGAGGCGCAGCAgcacctcctcgccgcccgctGGCTCGACATGGCCACCCTCATGCTCGCCtccgccgacctcctcctcctctcccccagcGCCCCCGACAAAG ATCTCGAGTGCACCCTGACCGTCACCTGCAACCTCGTCACCAAGGCCGGATCCGAGGACGAGGCCCTGGAGATCGCCAAGCTCATCTGCGCCAAGCTCACCCACCACCCGGCCGACAAGACCACGCTGCGCATCAAAGTCCTCTTCAGCCTGTACAACCTGCTTCCGAGCCTCTCCGGCAAGGCCTTGGTCTACAGGAAGGCGCTCGAGCTCGCCGCCACCGCCGGGAAGGCCGCCGCCGACTGCGTCGTCCCCACTTTCAAGAACATCGATGCCTTTGTCGCCTACTGGGGCATCGGCAAGCCGGAGCAGAGGGAGCTGTTCCTTGCTGTCACCAGGATTCTTAAAGACCACAAGGG CATGACCAAGGACTACTTCAAGTTTCTGAACAAGTACCTGGCCACGTTCGATGGATCGGGTGATGATGCTGATGCAATCGGTGCGGCAAAGGAAGAAGCTGCTGCAGCAATTGTTGAGTTTGTCAAGTCATCTGACCTCTATcag TGTGACCTGCTCGATATGCCAGCTGTTGCACAGCTCGAGAAAGATGACAAGTATCAGCCAGTTTACGAGCTACTGAAGATATTCCTTACTCAGAGGCTCGAATCCTATTTAGCGTTTCAGACTGCTAACTCTACCTTGCTGCAAGGATATG GACTGGTTCATGAGGAGTGCATAACCAAAATGCGTCTGATGTCCCTGCTTGATCTGAGTGGCCATTGTTCTGGGGAAATTCCTTACTCTGCAATTACAAAAGCCCTTGAG ATCAATGATGATGAGGTGGAATATTGGATTGTGAAAGCAATTTCATCAAAGATTTTGGACTGCAAAGTTGACCAGCTTAATCAATTGGTCATTGTCAG CCGGCATACTGTGAAGGTCTTTGGGATGCCACAATGGCAGAGTCTACGTTCAAAGCTTGGAGTGTGGAGG GGAAACATTGCAAATGCTATCAACACAATCCAAGCTAACAAGGTGACTGAAGATGGCGGGCAGGGGATGCAAGGATTGATGATCCGCTGA